The Rhabdothermincola salaria genomic interval TCGGCCAGCTGTAGCGGCCCATGCACCGGGATCGAAGGGTGTGAAGCGCCGGCTCCGGACGTGTGAAGGATCAATCGGCCTGGGCTGGCGACGCCAACGACAGCAGTCCGATTGCGGTTCTCTGAGGACCCCACGACGGGGTCCTCAGGTTTCTGAGGGCCTCGGCTCCAGGAGTCCCCGGCGGAGCACCTCGCGTCTCACCATCTCCAGGACGTCGGAGCCCGGGTGGCCCGTCGGTCAGAGGCGCCCGAGCTCGTCGGCGACGAGTCGGGTGATGTCGCGCTGCGGCCCGAGTCGCCACTCGCGCCAGGGGAGCCAGTCGTACCAGCGGGCCAGGGCGCGGAAGTCGAGTTCGGCGCTGATGAGCTCCTCGTTCGCGCCGGCCTGGGCCAGCACCACGCCGAACCCGGGGAACTCGGGGCCACCGATCACGCTGCCCCCCGCCCAGGTCGGTGGGCCATGGGCGTCGCCCACCCGGTTGGCCGACGCCGCGAACACCAGGTTCTCCTGGGCCCGGACCAGCGTGGCGTGCTCGAGGTTCTGGCGGGCACGCGGGAGGTCGGACCGCCCGGTGGGGTTGACCAGCAACCGGGCTCCCTTGAGGGCGAGCACCCGGCACAGCTCGGGGTTGTTGTAGAAGTCGTAGCAGATGGAGATCCCGATCGGGCCGAGCTCGGTGTCGAACACGGGCAGCGCGTCGCCGGGGGTGAAGCGGTCGGTCTCGAGCGGGATGCCGAGGTGCAGCTTGCGGTAGGTGCCCACCAGGCCCGAGGGAGCCACCACGTTGGCCGAGTTGTGGAGGACCCCGCGGTCGTGGGCGTCGGCTTCCTCGAAGCCGTAGATCACGTGCACGCCGAGCGAGCGGGCCGCCTCGGCGATGGTCCCGCAGGACGGGCCGTCGGCCACCTCCGCCTGCTCGAGGTGCCAACCGCACGGGGCATGGGCCGCCGCGCAGTCGGCGCACTCCCCCCACGTGCCGAGCGCCAGCTCGGGGAACACCACCAGGTCGGCCCCACCGGCGGCCGCCTCGCCCATGACGGACACGACCTTGGCGACCGTCGCCTTCTTGTCCCGAGGGACCGACGCGAAGTTGGCGCAGGCCACGGTGACGACGCTGGGACCGAGAGCAGGATCGTCGGGACGCACGCGATCGATCATGGCAGAAGGCACCCGACGGCGATCGCGTCCGCCCCGAGCCCCCCGTCGAGCGGACCGGGACTTCTCCCGGCCCCGACGCACCTGCCGCGGGGAGCACACCTCGGCGCAGTCGGCCAGACTGCCGGGCCAGGGGTTCCACGAGGTGAGGGGCACGATGGCACGACGGGTGATCCAGTTCTCGACGGGCAACGTGGGGCGCCACGCCCTCAGGGCCCTGATCGAGCGACCCGACCTCGAGCTGGTGGGGGTCCACGCCTCGAGTCCCGACAAGATCGGGTGCGACGCCGCCCGGCTCTGCGGGCTCGACGAACCCACCGGCGTCATCGCCACCGACGACATCGAGGAGCTGCTGGCACTCGAAGCCGAGTGCGTCGTCTACACGTCCCAGGCCGAGATGCGCCCCCAGGAGGCGCTCGCCGAGCTCACCCGCTTCCTGCGGGCCGGCACCAACGTCGTGGCCACGTCACTCGTCTGGCTGATCTACCCGCCTCACGCCGATGCCTGGCTGGTGAACCCGCTCACCGAGGCCTGCCTCGCGGGCGGCACCACCATGTACGTCAACGGCATCGACCCCGGGTTCTCGGGCGACGTCCTCGCCTTCGCCGCGTTGAGCCTCACCACCCGGGCCGACACCATCAGGGTCCAGGAGATCTGCGACTACGGCACCTACGACGACGCCGAGTTCACCGGTGCGGCCATGGGCTTCGGCACCGACCCCGACCACACGCCGCTCATGTTCCACCCCGGCGTCCTCACGTCCATGTGGGGCGGCCCCGTCCGGCTGCTCGCCGACGAACTGGGCGTGGAGCTCGACGGCATCGAGGAGCACCTCGAGAAGTGGGTCACCCCCGAGCCCATCGACTGCACGATGATGAGAGTCGAGCCCGGCCGGGTGGCGGCCGTGCGCTTCTCGGTGGAGGGCATCGTCGACGGTCGCCCGGCCATCGTCATGGAGCACGTCAACCGACTCACCCCGGCGGCCGCCCCCGACTGGCCCTACCCTCCGGAGGGACACCTCGGGGTCCACCGCTGCGTCGTCACCGGCGATCCCGGCATCGAGATCAACACCCACGTCGGCCTGGGCGACACCGACGTCAACACCGCCGGCGTCATCGCCACCGCGGCCAAGGCCGTCAACGCCATCCAGGCCGTCTGCGACGCGCCACCGGGTCTGGTCTCGGTGCGCGACCTCCCGCTCGCCCAGGCCACCGGCCTGATGCACTCCTGAGGGCGCGAGCCCTCCACGGCCCAACGGTTGTGGCGATCGCCACGCCCGTCCCGGGAGGCGTCGGCTCGCCACGTCACTAGGTTCGGTCTCGTGCCTCTCCCATCGGGGCGGCGCGGCTTCGCGCCCACACCCCTCTTCCAACCCGGATGACCGCCACGCTCGAACGCTCCGAGCGGCACCTGCGCGGCTCGCTGCTCGCCGCCGTGCCGTTGCTGGTCGCCGTGGCGTTGTTGATGGCCGGCAACGGGCTGACGTCCACCCTGCTCGGGATCCGAGCCGGGCTCGAGGGCTTCGCCCCCGGGATCGTCGGTGTGGTGCTGGCCGGGTACTACCTCGGCTTCGCCGTCGGCTCGATGGTCGCTCCCAGCACGATCACCCGCGTGGGCCACGTCCGGGTCTTCGCCGGCCTCGCCTCCCTGGCCTCGGCCGCCGTGCTCCTGCACGTCATCCGACCCGAGCCGCTGACCTGGTTCCTCCTGCGCGCCGTGACCGGCATCTGCATCTCCGGGCTGTACGTGGTGACCGAGACCTGGCTCAACGGCGCGGCCACCAACCGCACCCGAGGCACGCTGTTCTCCATCTACATGGTCGTCGTGGGCGGCTCGCTGCTCGGCGGACAGCTGCTGTTCTCGGTCACCGACCCCGCCGGGTTCGGCGCCTTCGTGATCGCGTCGGTGCTCGTGTCGCTCGCCGTCGTGCCGATCTCGCTGGCCGACGTCGTGGCCCCACCGACGGTGGACCCGGCGCCGCTGTCGTTCCGGGCCCTGGTCGCCACTGCGCCCTTGGCCGCCGTGGGCGCGGCGCTGTCCGGCTTCACGGGCGCGGCCATGATCGGCGCCGGCGTGGTCTACGCCGCCCAGTCCGGCTTCGACAACATCGCGACGGCCCTGTTCATCGCCGCCACCCTCGCCGGCGGCCTGCTCCTGCAGCTGCCTCTCGGCGCCTGGTCGGACCGGACCGATCGACGGGTCGTCATCGCCGTCGCCGCCACGCTGGCGGCCGTCGTCGCCCTGGTGGCCGCCACCATCGACGCCGACCGACGCCTGATCATCATCGCCATGACCATGGTCGCCGGCGGGGTGACCTTCCCGTTGTACGCCCTCTGCAATGCCCACCTCAACGACTACCTCGACTCCGACCTCGTGGTGGCCGGCGGGGCCCGCATGGTGCTCGTCAACGGCATCGGCTCGGTGGCCGGCCCCATTCTCGGCGCCACCGCGGTGGGCGCGTTCGGGCCCGGTGGCCTCTTCGTGGTGGTGGCGATCGCCTACCTCGTCATCGCCGTCTACGCCGTCTACCGCATGACCCGCCGCGCGGCGGTGAGCGAAGACGAGCGGGCGCCATTCGTGCCCTCGCCGGTGGGCCTCGGCGCCACCACCCCCTTCGTCGAGACCGACGTCGACGAGCTGTACCCCCCTCACGAGGGGGTCGTCGTGCTCGACGGGCGGGGGTTCACCTACCGCGAGAGGGGCAACGGTGCCCCCGTGGTCCTCATCCACGACCACGACCGCGGCTTCGCCTCCATGGCCGGTCTCCTTCCGGCCCTCGCCGCCGACGGCCTGCGGGCCATCGCCCCGTTCCTCGGCGGTCGCGACGACACGACCGCGGCCGACGACGTGCCCGCCGAACCCGACCGCCAGGACCTCGACGATCTGCTCGGGGTCCTGCGCCACCTGGAGCTGCCGTGGATCACGGTCGTCGGCTGCGGCAGCGGGGCCGCGATGGCGCAGCGGTTCGCCACCGAGCACCCCGACCGGGTGGAGGCCATCGTGGTCCTCGTCGACGATCCCGCCGAGGTCACCACCGCCGACGAGGCCGACACGCCCTCCCGACCCCGGCTCGTGCTCGACCGCATCGCGCTCGACATCGACC includes:
- a CDS encoding carbon-nitrogen hydrolase family protein, which codes for MIDRVRPDDPALGPSVVTVACANFASVPRDKKATVAKVVSVMGEAAAGGADLVVFPELALGTWGECADCAAAHAPCGWHLEQAEVADGPSCGTIAEAARSLGVHVIYGFEEADAHDRGVLHNSANVVAPSGLVGTYRKLHLGIPLETDRFTPGDALPVFDTELGPIGISICYDFYNNPELCRVLALKGARLLVNPTGRSDLPRARQNLEHATLVRAQENLVFAASANRVGDAHGPPTWAGGSVIGGPEFPGFGVVLAQAGANEELISAELDFRALARWYDWLPWREWRLGPQRDITRLVADELGRL
- a CDS encoding NAD(P)H-dependent amine dehydrogenase family protein gives rise to the protein MARRVIQFSTGNVGRHALRALIERPDLELVGVHASSPDKIGCDAARLCGLDEPTGVIATDDIEELLALEAECVVYTSQAEMRPQEALAELTRFLRAGTNVVATSLVWLIYPPHADAWLVNPLTEACLAGGTTMYVNGIDPGFSGDVLAFAALSLTTRADTIRVQEICDYGTYDDAEFTGAAMGFGTDPDHTPLMFHPGVLTSMWGGPVRLLADELGVELDGIEEHLEKWVTPEPIDCTMMRVEPGRVAAVRFSVEGIVDGRPAIVMEHVNRLTPAAAPDWPYPPEGHLGVHRCVVTGDPGIEINTHVGLGDTDVNTAGVIATAAKAVNAIQAVCDAPPGLVSVRDLPLAQATGLMHS
- a CDS encoding MFS transporter, translated to MTATLERSERHLRGSLLAAVPLLVAVALLMAGNGLTSTLLGIRAGLEGFAPGIVGVVLAGYYLGFAVGSMVAPSTITRVGHVRVFAGLASLASAAVLLHVIRPEPLTWFLLRAVTGICISGLYVVTETWLNGAATNRTRGTLFSIYMVVVGGSLLGGQLLFSVTDPAGFGAFVIASVLVSLAVVPISLADVVAPPTVDPAPLSFRALVATAPLAAVGAALSGFTGAAMIGAGVVYAAQSGFDNIATALFIAATLAGGLLLQLPLGAWSDRTDRRVVIAVAATLAAVVALVAATIDADRRLIIIAMTMVAGGVTFPLYALCNAHLNDYLDSDLVVAGGARMVLVNGIGSVAGPILGATAVGAFGPGGLFVVVAIAYLVIAVYAVYRMTRRAAVSEDERAPFVPSPVGLGATTPFVETDVDELYPPHEGVVVLDGRGFTYRERGNGAPVVLIHDHDRGFASMAGLLPALAADGLRAIAPFLGGRDDTTAADDVPAEPDRQDLDDLLGVLRHLELPWITVVGCGSGAAMAQRFATEHPDRVEAIVVLVDDPAEVTTADEADTPSRPRLVLDRIALDIDPEDVADDITDFLRHEVHVQVSGPSSV